From Sodalis glossinidius str. 'morsitans', the proteins below share one genomic window:
- the uvrB gene encoding excinuclease ABC subunit UvrB, producing MSKAFKLVSSFEPSGDQPEAIRRLEEGLEDGLAHQTLLGVTGSGKTFTVANVIEDLNRPTMVLAPNKTLAAQLYGEMKAFFPDNAVEYFVSYYDYYQPEAYVPSSDTFIEKDASVNEHIEQMRLSATKALLERRDVIVVASVSAIYGLGDPDAYLKMMLHLTRGMLVSQRSIVNRLSELQYTRNDQAFQRCTFRVRGEVIDIFPAESDEVALRVELFDDEVERLSLFDPLTGHVDQEVPRYTIYPKNHYVTPRERLVQAMEDIKVELAERRESLLASGKLLEEQRLSQRTAFDLEMMNELGYCSGIENYSRYLSGRGPGEPPPTLFDYLPADGLLVVDESHVTIPQIGGMYRGDRARKETLVEYGFRLPSALDNRPMKFEEFAAMAPQTIYVSATPGPYELEMCGNDIIDQLVRPTGLLDPQIEVRPVSTQVDDLLSEIRRRVQINERVLVTTLTKRMAEDLTEYLEEHGERVRYLHSDIETVERVEIIRDLRLGEFDVLVGINLLREGLDMPEVSLVVILDADKEGFLRSERSLIQTIGRAARNLNGKAILYGDKITPSMARAIEETERRREKQHAYNLANGIVPQALNKRIADIMELGQSPVHDKHKKRKAMEAAAKYGDLTPKALEQKIRELETRMQQHAQNLEFEEAASVRDQIHALREQFIAVS from the coding sequence ATGAGTAAAGCATTTAAACTGGTTTCATCGTTTGAACCGTCCGGCGATCAGCCGGAGGCTATTCGTCGCCTGGAGGAAGGGTTGGAGGATGGTCTGGCCCATCAGACTCTGCTCGGCGTGACCGGGTCAGGGAAAACCTTTACCGTGGCTAACGTGATAGAGGATTTAAACCGTCCCACCATGGTGCTGGCGCCCAATAAAACGCTGGCGGCGCAGCTGTACGGCGAAATGAAGGCGTTTTTCCCCGATAATGCGGTGGAGTATTTTGTCTCCTATTACGACTATTATCAGCCGGAAGCTTATGTGCCCAGCTCCGATACCTTTATCGAGAAGGATGCGTCGGTCAACGAGCATATCGAGCAGATGCGTTTATCCGCCACCAAAGCGCTGCTGGAGCGACGCGATGTCATCGTGGTCGCCTCGGTTTCCGCTATCTATGGCCTGGGGGATCCTGATGCGTATCTGAAGATGATGCTGCACCTGACGCGCGGCATGTTAGTCTCCCAGCGCAGCATCGTTAACCGTCTTTCGGAGCTGCAATATACCCGCAACGATCAGGCATTTCAGCGCTGCACGTTTCGCGTGCGCGGCGAAGTCATCGATATTTTCCCCGCCGAATCCGACGAAGTGGCGCTGCGCGTTGAGCTGTTTGACGATGAAGTGGAGCGCCTGTCGCTGTTTGATCCGCTCACCGGTCACGTCGATCAGGAAGTGCCCCGTTACACTATCTATCCCAAGAACCACTATGTCACCCCGCGCGAGCGGCTGGTGCAGGCGATGGAAGATATCAAAGTGGAGCTGGCCGAACGGCGCGAGTCGCTGCTGGCCAGCGGCAAACTGCTGGAAGAGCAGCGTCTGTCTCAGCGTACCGCCTTCGATCTGGAAATGATGAATGAGCTGGGCTACTGCTCGGGGATCGAGAACTACTCCCGCTATTTGTCGGGACGCGGGCCGGGCGAACCGCCGCCGACGCTGTTCGATTATTTGCCGGCTGACGGGTTGCTGGTGGTGGACGAATCCCATGTCACCATTCCGCAAATCGGCGGGATGTACCGGGGCGATCGGGCGCGTAAAGAGACTCTGGTGGAATACGGTTTCCGCCTGCCGTCGGCGCTGGACAACCGGCCGATGAAGTTTGAAGAATTCGCCGCGATGGCGCCGCAGACCATTTATGTTTCCGCGACGCCCGGGCCCTATGAACTGGAAATGTGCGGCAATGACATCATCGATCAGCTGGTGCGGCCGACCGGTCTGTTGGATCCGCAAATCGAGGTGCGGCCGGTCAGCACCCAAGTGGACGATCTGCTGTCGGAAATCCGCCGCCGGGTGCAGATAAACGAGCGGGTGCTGGTCACGACATTGACCAAGAGGATGGCGGAAGATTTGACTGAATATCTTGAAGAGCACGGCGAACGGGTGCGCTATTTGCATTCGGATATAGAAACCGTAGAGCGGGTGGAAATCATCCGCGATTTGCGTCTCGGCGAATTCGACGTGCTTGTCGGCATCAACTTGCTGCGTGAGGGGCTGGACATGCCCGAAGTGTCGCTGGTGGTGATACTGGACGCCGATAAAGAGGGCTTTTTGCGCTCCGAGCGGTCGCTTATCCAGACTATCGGCCGCGCGGCGCGTAACCTCAACGGCAAAGCTATCCTGTACGGCGATAAGATCACGCCGTCAATGGCGCGCGCGATTGAGGAAACCGAGCGGCGGCGCGAGAAACAGCATGCCTATAATCTCGCCAACGGTATCGTGCCGCAGGCACTGAATAAGCGCATTGCCGATATCATGGAGCTGGGCCAGTCGCCGGTGCACGACAAGCATAAAAAACGCAAGGCGATGGAGGCGGCGGCGAAATATGGCGATTTGACGCCGAAAGCGCTGGAACAGAAGATTCGCGAACTGGAAACCCGCATGCAGCAGCATGCGCAGAATCTGGAATTTGAAGAGGCCGCCAGCGTGCGCGATCAAATTCACGCGCTGCGTGAGCAATTTATCGCCGTTTCCTGA
- the bioC gene encoding malonyl-ACP O-methyltransferase BioC has translation MHNFRTLNPSADHKPGIARRFSRAAPHYDRYAAFQRACGDRLCALTGPVEGRRILDAGCGTGWFSRRWQAQGNQVVALDLSAAMLGFARQQRSAEAYILGDIERLPLATGSMDIVYSNLAVQWCDDLPRALAELHRVLRPGGILALSTLAQGSLKELAQAWGQVDDGVHINRFLPQAAIAAAFAPYRHRLLAEPYRLHYSQLTDLLREIKGVGAGYLHDGRTPGLTSRSRLRALEANWPHRPAGLPLSYRVVYGIIYRD, from the coding sequence ATGCACAACTTCAGAACGCTTAATCCGTCGGCGGACCACAAACCGGGCATCGCCCGCCGTTTTAGCCGCGCCGCGCCGCATTACGACCGCTACGCGGCCTTTCAGCGCGCCTGCGGCGATAGGCTTTGCGCCCTGACAGGGCCGGTTGAAGGACGGCGGATTCTCGATGCGGGCTGCGGCACCGGGTGGTTTAGCCGGCGCTGGCAGGCGCAGGGAAATCAGGTGGTTGCCCTCGATCTCTCCGCTGCCATGCTGGGCTTTGCCCGACAACAACGGTCTGCGGAGGCCTACATCCTGGGCGATATCGAACGGTTGCCGCTGGCGACGGGATCGATGGACATCGTATACAGCAATCTGGCGGTGCAATGGTGTGATGATTTGCCGCGGGCGCTGGCGGAGCTGCACCGTGTACTGCGGCCCGGTGGCATTCTGGCGTTATCCACCCTGGCACAGGGATCGCTGAAAGAGCTGGCGCAGGCGTGGGGACAGGTGGATGACGGCGTACACATCAACCGTTTTCTGCCGCAGGCGGCTATCGCCGCAGCCTTCGCCCCTTATCGCCATCGCCTGCTGGCCGAGCCGTATCGCTTGCACTATTCGCAACTTACCGATTTGTTGCGGGAAATCAAAGGTGTGGGCGCTGGTTATCTTCACGATGGCCGCACACCTGGACTCACCAGCCGCAGCCGCCTGCGGGCGTTAGAGGCCAACTGGCCGCACCGGCCGGCGGGGCTGCCGCTGAGTTATCGCGTGGTTTATGGGATAATTTACCGTGACTAA
- the bioA gene encoding adenosylmethionine--8-amino-7-oxononanoate transaminase encodes MQANDLAFDRRHIWHPYTSMTRPLPAYPVVSADGCELTLSDGRRLVDGMSSWWAAIHGYNHPVINQAMKDQIGRMSHVMFGGITHPPAVALCRRLVALTPAGLDCVFLADSGSVAVEVAIKMALQYWQARGEPRRELLALRQGYHGDTFGAMSVCDPDNSMHSLYQGYLPPHRFIEAPRRRFDDTWREGDDAPLAALLAAHHRTLAAVILEPIVQGAGGMRFYHPEYLRRARALCDRYGILLIADEIATGFGRTGEWFACNLAGISPDILCVGKALTGGALTLSATLTRRHVADTLSDGDAGCFMHGPTFMANPLACAAANASLSLLEDESWRPRVAAIAAGLSAGLLPLADHPRVRDVRVLGAIGVVETTQPVNMAALQRWFVDRGVWIRPFGKLIYLMPPYIISPPALAWLIDAITDALDSPTHFLS; translated from the coding sequence ATGCAGGCCAATGACCTCGCCTTCGACCGCCGCCATATCTGGCATCCTTACACCTCCATGACCCGGCCGCTACCGGCCTACCCGGTGGTCTCCGCCGACGGCTGTGAGCTGACCCTCAGCGATGGCCGCCGCCTGGTCGACGGTATGTCCTCCTGGTGGGCGGCTATTCACGGCTACAATCATCCGGTTATCAATCAGGCGATGAAGGATCAAATCGGCCGCATGTCCCATGTGATGTTCGGCGGCATTACCCATCCGCCAGCGGTGGCCCTGTGTCGTCGCCTGGTGGCGCTGACGCCGGCCGGTCTGGACTGCGTTTTCCTGGCAGATTCCGGCTCGGTAGCCGTGGAGGTGGCGATAAAAATGGCGCTGCAATATTGGCAGGCCCGCGGCGAACCACGGCGCGAGTTACTTGCCCTGCGCCAGGGCTATCACGGCGATACCTTTGGCGCGATGTCGGTATGCGATCCCGATAACTCGATGCACAGCCTATATCAGGGCTACCTGCCCCCACATCGGTTCATCGAGGCCCCCCGACGGCGTTTCGACGACACCTGGCGCGAGGGAGACGATGCGCCGCTGGCCGCCCTGTTGGCCGCCCACCACCGTACGCTGGCGGCGGTGATTCTGGAACCGATCGTGCAGGGCGCCGGCGGGATGCGCTTTTACCATCCCGAATACCTGCGCCGGGCGCGGGCGCTGTGCGATCGCTATGGAATATTGCTGATTGCCGATGAAATCGCTACCGGTTTCGGCCGCACCGGCGAATGGTTCGCCTGCAACCTCGCCGGCATCTCGCCGGATATCCTTTGTGTGGGAAAAGCCTTGACCGGCGGCGCCCTGACCCTCTCCGCCACGCTGACCCGTCGCCACGTAGCGGATACCCTCAGCGATGGCGACGCCGGCTGTTTCATGCACGGGCCGACATTTATGGCCAATCCGCTGGCCTGCGCCGCCGCCAACGCCAGCCTGTCGCTGTTGGAAGACGAAAGCTGGCGCCCACGCGTAGCGGCGATTGCCGCAGGGCTTAGCGCCGGGTTGTTACCGCTGGCCGACCATCCGCGGGTGCGCGATGTGCGGGTGCTCGGCGCCATAGGAGTAGTGGAAACGACACAGCCGGTCAATATGGCGGCGCTGCAGCGATGGTTTGTCGATCGCGGCGTGTGGATCCGTCCTTTCGGCAAGCTAATTTACCTGATGCCGCCCTACATCATCTCACCGCCGGCGCTTGCGTGGCTTATCGACGCCATTACCGACGCCCTGGACTCGCCGACGCATTTTCTCTCGTGA
- a CDS encoding ATP-binding cassette domain-containing protein → MLSLQILQGSFRLNDIRTLTMDNVAIHTGESWAFVGANGSGKSTLARTGRQINGIGRRAAHGLSTHSPIVVGTSAASDGRRVAAGANTDLLSPGEEDTGSTAAEIIQQQEADDERCQHLASQFGIRHLLTRRFKYLSTGESRKVLLCQALMARPDLLILDEPLQGLDPFNRQLVRRWIDVLIGQGTSNCCSCPIMPRMRRNVLPTG, encoded by the coding sequence ATGCTTTCATTGCAAATTTTGCAAGGTTCATTCCGGCTCAATGATATCCGCACTCTTACCATGGATAACGTCGCTATCCACACCGGCGAGAGCTGGGCCTTTGTTGGGGCCAACGGTAGCGGTAAATCCACCCTGGCGCGCACTGGCCGGCAAATTAACGGTATTGGCCGGCGAGCGGCACACGGACTATCAACGCATAGCCCGATTGTCGTTGGAACAAGTGCAGCGTCTGATGGAAGAAGAGTGGCAGCGGGGGCCAATACCGATCTGCTCAGTCCCGGCGAGGAGGATACAGGCAGCACCGCAGCGGAAATTATTCAGCAACAGGAGGCTGACGATGAGCGATGTCAACATTTAGCGAGTCAGTTCGGCATTCGCCACTTGCTGACGCGCCGGTTCAAATACCTCTCCACCGGCGAATCGCGCAAGGTGCTGCTGTGTCAGGCTCTGATGGCGCGTCCGGATTTGCTGATCCTCGATGAACCTCTACAGGGATTGGATCCCTTCAACCGCCAATTGGTGCGCCGCTGGATTGATGTTTTAATTGGACAAGGCACCAGCAACTGCTGTTCGTGTCCCATCATGCCGAGGATGCGCCGGAATGTATTACCCACCGGCTGA
- the ddlA gene encoding D-alanine--D-alanine ligase: MEPRESGKQRVAVLFGGQSTEHEVSLRSSMNVIRAIDRQKYDLTLIGVDKHGRWTLCDEQDYLLNADNPAAIRLAPARCYLAVVPGQSGAQLIDAANGQPFPSIDVAFSVLHGASGEDGSVQGLLRVLNIPYAGPDVLGSAVCMDKDMTKRVLRDAGVPVTPSVTLLRTGDAAPDVDAIIGQLGLPLFIKPASQGSSVGVSKVTDRAGFAAALALAFRYDAKVLVEQGISGREIETAVLGNDSPEVSVCGEILANDEFYAYDTKYLKGAQAGLVIPAALPAPIADALRQMAREAYLALGCSVMARVDFFLTDQGQILLNEVNTLPGFTSISMYPKLWEASGLDYPALVDRLIVLARASARQNAEIR; the protein is encoded by the coding sequence ATGGAACCACGGGAAAGCGGCAAACAACGGGTCGCGGTGCTGTTCGGCGGCCAGTCCACCGAGCATGAGGTGTCGTTGCGCTCATCGATGAACGTCATTCGCGCCATCGACCGGCAAAAATACGATCTGACCCTTATCGGGGTGGATAAACACGGACGCTGGACGTTATGCGACGAGCAGGACTATCTGCTCAATGCTGACAATCCCGCCGCCATCCGTCTGGCGCCGGCGCGGTGCTACCTGGCGGTGGTGCCCGGTCAGTCGGGGGCGCAACTGATTGATGCCGCCAATGGCCAGCCGTTTCCGTCGATTGATGTCGCTTTCTCCGTATTGCACGGCGCCAGCGGTGAGGACGGGTCGGTACAGGGCCTGCTGCGGGTGCTCAATATCCCCTACGCCGGGCCGGATGTACTAGGCTCGGCGGTGTGTATGGACAAGGACATGACCAAGCGCGTCTTGCGCGACGCCGGGGTGCCGGTGACACCTTCGGTGACGCTGCTGCGTACCGGCGATGCCGCGCCGGATGTCGACGCTATCATCGGCCAGCTGGGTCTGCCGCTGTTCATTAAACCGGCCAGCCAAGGCTCTTCCGTCGGCGTGAGCAAGGTGACCGACCGCGCTGGCTTTGCAGCGGCGCTGGCGCTGGCTTTCCGTTATGATGCCAAAGTGCTGGTGGAACAGGGGATAAGCGGTCGGGAAATCGAAACCGCCGTGCTGGGCAACGATTCTCCCGAGGTCAGCGTCTGCGGCGAGATCCTCGCCAACGACGAATTTTACGCCTATGACACTAAATACCTCAAGGGCGCCCAGGCGGGGCTGGTTATCCCGGCGGCGCTGCCGGCGCCCATCGCCGATGCCCTACGGCAGATGGCCCGGGAGGCCTATCTGGCGCTCGGCTGCAGCGTGATGGCGCGGGTGGATTTCTTTTTAACCGACCAAGGCCAAATCTTGCTTAATGAGGTTAACACCTTGCCGGGTTTTACCTCGATCAGTATGTATCCCAAGTTGTGGGAAGCCAGCGGGCTGGATTATCCCGCTCTGGTGGATCGCCTGATCGTGCTGGCGCGCGCCTCAGCCAGACAGAACGCTGAAATCAGATAG
- the bioD gene encoding dethiobiotin synthase produces MTKRFFVTGTDTDVGKTLAACALLQSAARAGYRAAGYKPVASGCELTPEGPRNRDALALMANGNVALGYQQVNPLAFLAPTSPHIASHDDGRRIDAAALSAGLRTVETAADWLVVEGAGGWFTPLAETLTYADWVVAERLPVIMVVGMKLGCINHALLTALAVQQAGLPLVGWIANHPTPTSHRPRDYLAALQQRLNAPLLGEIPWLDAAEKAPLADYLDLTLLGGPF; encoded by the coding sequence GTGACTAAACGTTTTTTTGTGACCGGAACCGATACCGATGTCGGTAAAACCCTGGCGGCGTGCGCGTTACTACAGTCCGCCGCGCGGGCCGGCTATCGCGCTGCGGGGTATAAACCGGTGGCCTCCGGGTGTGAACTGACCCCCGAGGGGCCGCGCAACCGCGATGCGCTGGCGCTGATGGCCAACGGTAATGTTGCGCTTGGCTATCAGCAGGTTAACCCGCTGGCGTTTCTTGCGCCAACGTCGCCCCATATAGCCAGCCACGATGACGGCCGGCGTATCGACGCCGCCGCGTTATCGGCGGGACTTCGGACAGTGGAAACCGCCGCGGACTGGCTGGTGGTCGAGGGCGCAGGAGGGTGGTTTACCCCGTTGGCGGAAACGCTAACTTACGCCGATTGGGTCGTCGCCGAGCGGCTGCCGGTGATTATGGTGGTCGGGATGAAACTTGGCTGTATTAATCATGCACTGCTGACGGCGCTGGCGGTACAACAGGCGGGGCTGCCGCTGGTGGGGTGGATTGCCAATCATCCTACGCCGACCAGCCACCGGCCGCGGGATTATCTGGCGGCGCTGCAACAGCGGCTGAATGCCCCGTTATTAGGGGAAATTCCCTGGCTCGACGCGGCGGAAAAAGCGCCTTTGGCCGACTATCTTGATCTCACGCTGCTTGGTGGCCCGTTCTAA
- a CDS encoding AcrZ family multidrug efflux pump-associated protein: MLELLESLAIVILMVPVVMAIILGLIYLLGELFNIISKFAQPKQRRQPSDDVKPASRQ, translated from the coding sequence ATGCTTGAACTATTAGAAAGCCTGGCCATTGTCATTTTGATGGTGCCTGTCGTCATGGCGATCATCCTGGGTCTTATCTACCTGCTGGGAGAGCTGTTTAATATCATCTCGAAGTTTGCCCAGCCCAAACAGCGCCGTCAGCCGAGCGACGATGTGAAGCCGGCTTCGCGCCAGTAA
- the bioF gene encoding 8-amino-7-oxononanoate synthase, with amino-acid sequence MADGWMARIDDALAQRRREQTYRERWALSGGNDRLIRDGDRQYLNFSSNDYLGLARHPEVIAAWQQGAAQAGVGAGGSGHVTGYGLHHQRLEQRLADWLGFPRALLFTSGFAANQALVGALTASGDHILADRLSHASLLEAAMHSPATLRRFAHNDADALQRLLRRDCAGNRLVITEGVFSMDGDRAPLPALAEITRAAGCWLMVDDAHGIGVVGEEGRGCAWAPAGRPDLLVVTFGKAVGVSGAAVLCATPVAEYLLQFARHLIYSTAPPPAQIAAIDAALTVVRRGDALRQRLWDNIVRFRRGAAALGFALAPSDTAIQPLVIGDNLRTLQLAQRLRERGVWLTAIRPPTVPPGSARLRITLTSAHLADDIDTLLEALSDAQLQNA; translated from the coding sequence ATGGCCGACGGATGGATGGCGCGCATCGACGATGCGCTGGCGCAGCGGCGCCGGGAGCAGACCTACCGCGAACGCTGGGCGCTCAGCGGCGGCAACGATCGCCTTATCCGCGACGGCGATAGACAATACCTGAATTTCTCCAGCAACGACTATCTGGGACTGGCGCGCCACCCCGAGGTAATTGCGGCGTGGCAGCAGGGCGCGGCGCAGGCGGGGGTAGGGGCAGGCGGATCGGGGCATGTCACTGGTTACGGTCTGCATCATCAACGGCTGGAACAGCGGCTGGCCGACTGGCTGGGCTTTCCGCGCGCGCTGCTGTTTACCTCGGGTTTTGCCGCCAATCAGGCGTTGGTGGGGGCATTAACAGCCTCCGGCGACCATATCTTGGCGGACCGCCTGAGCCACGCTTCGCTGCTGGAGGCGGCGATGCACTCGCCGGCGACGTTACGGCGCTTCGCCCACAACGATGCCGATGCCCTGCAGCGTCTGTTGCGTCGTGACTGCGCCGGCAACCGTCTGGTTATTACGGAGGGCGTGTTCAGCATGGATGGCGATCGGGCGCCGCTGCCGGCGTTGGCGGAGATAACCCGGGCTGCCGGCTGCTGGCTGATGGTAGATGATGCTCATGGTATCGGCGTCGTCGGCGAGGAAGGGCGCGGTTGCGCCTGGGCGCCGGCAGGCCGGCCGGACCTGCTGGTGGTCACCTTTGGCAAGGCGGTGGGCGTCAGCGGCGCGGCGGTGCTGTGCGCGACGCCGGTGGCGGAATACCTGTTACAGTTCGCGCGTCATTTGATTTACAGCACCGCGCCGCCGCCGGCGCAGATAGCGGCTATTGACGCCGCCTTGACTGTCGTGCGCCGCGGCGACGCCCTGCGCCAACGCCTTTGGGACAATATCGTCCGTTTCCGCCGCGGCGCCGCGGCGCTCGGATTTGCGCTGGCGCCATCGGACACCGCCATTCAGCCGCTGGTGATTGGCGATAATCTGCGCACGCTGCAACTGGCGCAGCGCCTGCGCGAGCGCGGCGTCTGGCTGACGGCAATCCGCCCGCCTACCGTCCCGCCGGGCAGCGCACGGCTGCGTATTACGCTCACCTCCGCCCATTTGGCCGACGATATTGATACGCTGCTGGAGGCGTTGTCTGATGCACAACTTCAGAACGCTTAA
- the pgl gene encoding 6-phosphogluconolactonase, whose translation MKQIVYVASPESQQIHVWQMDNQGALTLLQVVDTPGQGQPMVIHPARTHLYIGVRPSFGVVSYRIDEKGLLTEAGMAPLPGSPTQLTTDLQGETLYSVSYSGSCLSVSPIDEQGIVGAPTQTLEGLTHCHSANVDTTNQVLWVPCLQEDRIRLYTIGEAGHLTPRTPEALDSVAGAGPRHMVFHHGGGYAYAINELSGTVNVIAIDAAGAGPRIVQTLDIMPAGFSDTRWAADIYITPDGRWLYCCDRTASVISRFAVSEDGGVLRLLGHQATESQPRGFNIDSQGRFLVAAGQKSHHIAVYAIDAQSGALDPLARYAVGQGPMWVSVLAR comes from the coding sequence ATGAAGCAAATTGTCTATGTTGCCAGCCCGGAGAGTCAGCAGATACACGTCTGGCAAATGGATAACCAGGGTGCGCTAACGTTGCTGCAAGTGGTGGATACCCCGGGACAGGGGCAGCCGATGGTCATCCATCCGGCAAGAACGCACCTCTACATTGGCGTCCGGCCGTCCTTTGGCGTGGTCAGCTATCGGATTGATGAAAAAGGATTGCTGACCGAAGCCGGCATGGCCCCGCTGCCGGGCAGTCCGACGCAACTGACCACCGATTTGCAGGGCGAGACGCTGTACAGCGTTTCCTATAGCGGCAGTTGTCTCTCCGTCAGCCCCATCGACGAGCAGGGTATCGTCGGCGCGCCGACGCAGACGCTGGAAGGCTTGACCCATTGCCACTCCGCCAATGTTGACACCACCAATCAGGTACTTTGGGTGCCTTGCCTGCAAGAAGACCGCATCCGGCTTTATACCATTGGCGAGGCCGGTCATTTGACGCCCCGCACGCCGGAAGCATTAGACAGTGTGGCCGGCGCCGGGCCGCGCCATATGGTATTTCACCACGGCGGCGGTTACGCCTACGCAATTAACGAGCTCAGCGGTACGGTCAACGTAATTGCCATAGACGCCGCAGGCGCCGGTCCACGCATCGTGCAGACGCTGGATATTATGCCGGCCGGCTTCAGCGACACCCGCTGGGCGGCGGATATCTATATCACGCCCGACGGCCGCTGGCTCTATTGCTGCGATCGCACCGCCAGCGTCATCAGCCGGTTCGCGGTGTCTGAAGACGGCGGGGTTCTGCGCCTACTGGGGCATCAGGCAACTGAATCCCAGCCCCGCGGTTTCAATATCGATAGCCAGGGCCGGTTTTTGGTGGCCGCCGGGCAGAAATCGCACCATATCGCGGTTTACGCTATCGATGCGCAATCCGGCGCGCTGGATCCCCTGGCGCGCTATGCGGTGGGACAAGGGCCGATGTGGGTGTCCGTCCTGGCGCGTTGA
- the bioB gene encoding biotin synthase BioB yields MSTSQRWTQAQARALFDKPFLELLFEAQQVHRQHFTPGEVQVSTLLSIKTGACPEDCKYCPQSARYSTGLESERLMQVQQVLDAARKARDAGSTRFCMGAAWKNPHDRDMPLLEQMVQGVKAMGLETCMTLGMLNDRQVQRLAEAGLDFYNHNLDTSPEFYGSIVTTRSYQDRLDTLSKVRQAGIKVCSGGIVGLGEDIRDRAGLLVQLANLPTPPESVPINMLVKVKGTPLADNEDVDPFEFIRTIAVARIMMPRSHVRLSAGREQMNEQTQALCFMAGANSVFYGCKLLTTPNPGEDRDMALFHKLGINIERRTATQGDVAQQAQLAEELLTADTAHYYNAAR; encoded by the coding sequence ATGTCAACCTCTCAACGCTGGACGCAGGCGCAGGCCAGAGCTCTGTTTGATAAACCCTTTCTTGAGTTATTGTTCGAGGCACAACAGGTGCATCGCCAGCACTTTACGCCGGGCGAGGTGCAGGTCAGCACGCTGCTGTCGATTAAAACCGGCGCCTGCCCCGAGGATTGCAAATACTGTCCGCAAAGCGCGCGTTACAGCACCGGACTGGAGAGCGAGCGTCTGATGCAGGTGCAGCAAGTACTGGACGCCGCCCGTAAGGCACGGGACGCTGGTTCAACGCGCTTTTGCATGGGAGCCGCCTGGAAAAATCCGCACGACCGCGATATGCCGCTGCTTGAGCAGATGGTGCAGGGCGTGAAGGCGATGGGGCTTGAGACCTGCATGACGCTCGGCATGCTTAATGATCGTCAGGTGCAGCGACTGGCGGAGGCGGGGCTGGATTTCTATAACCACAACCTGGATACCTCGCCGGAATTTTACGGCAGCATCGTTACGACCCGCAGCTACCAGGACCGGCTCGATACCCTGAGCAAAGTCCGGCAGGCGGGAATTAAAGTGTGCTCCGGCGGCATCGTCGGCCTGGGGGAGGATATCCGCGATCGCGCGGGGCTGCTGGTGCAACTGGCCAATTTGCCGACGCCGCCGGAAAGCGTACCCATCAACATGCTGGTGAAGGTGAAAGGAACGCCGCTGGCTGATAATGAGGATGTGGATCCGTTCGAGTTTATCCGCACCATCGCCGTGGCGCGCATTATGATGCCGCGTTCACACGTGCGCCTGTCGGCGGGACGGGAGCAGATGAACGAACAGACCCAGGCGCTGTGTTTTATGGCCGGTGCCAACTCCGTGTTCTACGGCTGTAAATTGCTCACGACGCCTAACCCGGGAGAGGATCGCGACATGGCGCTGTTCCACAAGTTGGGTATCAATATCGAACGTCGCACCGCCACGCAGGGCGATGTGGCACAGCAAGCGCAACTGGCCGAAGAACTGCTCACCGCGGATACGGCGCATTACTATAATGCGGCACGCTGA